From the Theobroma cacao cultivar B97-61/B2 chromosome 2, Criollo_cocoa_genome_V2, whole genome shotgun sequence genome, one window contains:
- the LOC18610381 gene encoding transcription termination factor MTEF1, chloroplastic, which produces MLTSSCRVQLPPQLLLKIPPSAPPTAKDGGLLFRQKLLYLQSLNIDPHKALRLNPSLRSTPLSSLLSLEHSLSSFGLSRTSIGRIIDMYPLLLTSDPLPPINFLLQEVPLPLPRLPLSLSRCPRLLLSSVTTQLRPALRFLTSLGLVLNSHTTLLLVSNVENTLKPKISFLQSLGFDEPEVNRMVVRSPGLLTLSVENNMRPKVKFFLEEMEGDLKELKRFPQYFSFSLEKKIKPRHRALVEHGFKLPLSKMLKVSDGEFNARLIEMRLQRVQRR; this is translated from the coding sequence ATGCTAACTAGCAGTTGCAGAGTCCAACTCCCTCCTCAACTGCTCCTTAAAATCCCACCCTCCGCGCCGCCAACGGCCAAAGACGGCGGCCTCCTCTTCCGCCAGAAACTCCTCTACCTCCAATCCTTAAACATCGACCCTCACAAAGCTCTCCGCCTGAATCCTTCCCTCCGTTCCACCCCTCTTTCCTCTCTCCTTTCCCTCGAACACTCCCTGTCTTCCTTCGGCCTCTCGCGCACTTCCATCGGCCGTATCATCGACATGTACCCTCTCCTCCTCACCTCCGACCCTCTCCCTCCCATCAACTTCCTCCTTCAAGAAGTCCCTCTCCCTCTCCCACGCCTTCCTCTCTCCCTCTCCCGCTGCCCTCGCCTCTTGCTCTCCTCCGTCACCACCCAACTCCGCCCAGCGCTCCGTTTCCTCACTTCCCTCGGCCTTGTTTTGAATTCCCATACTACCCTTCTCTTGGTTTCCAACGTGGAAAACACCTTGAAACCGAAAATTAGCTTCCTTCAGTCTCTGGGTTTTGACGAGCCGGAGGTGAACCGGATGGTGGTGAGGTCACCCGGGTTGCTGACTTTGAGTGTGGAGAATAATATGAGGCCTAAAGTTAAGTTTTTCTTGGAGGAAATGGAAGGTGACTTGAAGGAATTGAAAAGGTTTCCTCAGTATTTTTCGTTTAGTTTAGAAAAAAAGATTAAGCCAAGGCATAGAGCTTTGGTGGAACATGGGTTTAAGTTGCCTTTGTCGAAGATGTTAAAGGTTAGTGATGGAGAGTTCAATGCTAGATTGATTGAGATGCGGTTGCAAAGAGTTCAAAGGAGATAG